Proteins encoded by one window of Verrucomicrobiota bacterium:
- a CDS encoding polysaccharide deacetylase family protein produces the protein MRFFTTTLPVLLFVVGCSTTTQDKASVSTPWEGEPVVRFVKTYDLQVALTFDDGPHPINTPLLLDLLKEEKIKATFYLVGQTAAAYPDITKRIIDEGHEIGNHSWSHDNFTDLSYQEIAKEIDKTNALLEKHSGVKPATFRPPYGALRPAQKTWIHEKYQWPIVYWSIDPKDWTRPGIGEVSRRIVSGIHPGAIVLFHDTHNTTIQAMPDIIEKLKSKKYEFVTISKLLASSQKQNHQETRLTSD, from the coding sequence ATGCGATTCTTTACCACTACGCTACCAGTCCTATTGTTTGTAGTTGGCTGTTCAACGACAACTCAAGATAAAGCTTCGGTAAGCACCCCCTGGGAGGGCGAACCCGTTGTGCGCTTTGTTAAAACATATGACTTACAAGTAGCACTGACCTTTGATGATGGGCCACATCCTATCAACACTCCCTTGTTATTGGATTTACTTAAGGAAGAAAAAATTAAAGCGACATTTTATTTAGTGGGCCAGACTGCAGCTGCCTATCCAGACATTACCAAACGGATCATCGATGAGGGCCATGAAATCGGAAACCACTCTTGGTCTCATGACAACTTCACCGATCTTTCTTATCAAGAAATTGCTAAAGAAATTGATAAGACCAATGCTTTGCTAGAGAAACATTCTGGAGTAAAGCCTGCTACTTTTCGTCCGCCCTATGGGGCTCTAAGACCTGCTCAAAAGACCTGGATTCATGAAAAATACCAATGGCCCATAGTTTATTGGTCAATAGATCCTAAAGACTGGACAAGACCTGGCATAGGTGAAGTGAGCCGTCGTATTGTTTCTGGCATTCATCCGGGAGCTATTGTTTTATTTCACGACACACACAACACCACGATTCAGGCGATGCCTGATATTATTGAAAAACTGAAGTCAAAAAAATATGAATTTGTGACCATCTCGAAGCTATTAGCTTCATCTCAAAAACAAAACCACCAAGAAACTAGATTAACTAGCGATTAG